A single region of the Deefgea piscis genome encodes:
- a CDS encoding diguanylate cyclase domain-containing protein has protein sequence MALNQLSPDDFDFFREFLDALPLQCFVKNAHGQIILSNTAYQNASTEAVVPLKVIELGVNETRRPLVSPTPFVQANEKIATHEETRWNSQLGRYQTDYVIQKTITDDAGQPLYIVGSILDISEQKQFQLQIDTELKLLEMQAADVPFMQLLTQFVHSFESNFPGVLCSILLLDDQGEHLLHTIAPSLPEAYCQAIHGVAIGPNIGSCGTAAYTGQDTIVADIASDPLWRNFADLALSHDLRSCWSIPILSTKGRVLGTFANYHRYPCSPSSKELQAIKRGAYLVGLVIEHELTENQLAQDKMILQESVQHTQTILDNMADGVITIDITGRIESFNSAASRIFGYSPEEVLFKNVSMLMPEPIAGQHDGYLLRHQATGNTNIVGVPREVEGLRKDGSLFPMRLSVSKILRAGQPIFIGLVSDNTLDHQRREEIYRLAFFDALTGLPNRRLLMDRIKKAMLTSARSGLHGAVMFLDLDHFKHLNDHYGHHMGDLLLQQVSARLQSCVRENDSVARLGGDEFVVLLETLSEQAEQAIEQAKTVANKILECLRLPYDLSGHTHVSTPSIGVALFLAEQISIDDLLKHADVAMYQAKAAGRNTALFYNSALQGVTQAH, from the coding sequence ATGGCCTTAAACCAGTTAAGTCCCGATGATTTTGATTTTTTTCGCGAATTTTTGGATGCGTTGCCGCTGCAATGCTTTGTTAAAAATGCGCACGGCCAAATTATTTTGAGCAATACCGCGTATCAAAATGCGAGCACTGAAGCGGTGGTGCCGCTAAAAGTGATTGAACTTGGCGTGAATGAGACACGCAGGCCACTGGTGTCGCCAACACCGTTCGTACAAGCGAATGAAAAAATAGCCACGCATGAAGAAACACGCTGGAATAGCCAGTTGGGTCGTTATCAAACTGATTATGTTATTCAAAAAACCATTACTGATGATGCGGGGCAGCCTTTATATATTGTCGGCTCGATTTTAGATATTTCCGAGCAAAAGCAATTTCAACTGCAAATTGATACCGAATTAAAGCTATTGGAAATGCAGGCTGCTGACGTGCCTTTTATGCAGTTATTAACGCAATTTGTGCATAGTTTTGAGTCGAATTTTCCCGGCGTTTTGTGCTCTATTTTATTGCTAGATGATCAGGGTGAGCATTTATTGCATACCATTGCCCCGAGTTTGCCCGAGGCCTATTGCCAGGCGATTCATGGTGTGGCGATTGGCCCAAATATTGGCTCTTGCGGCACTGCGGCGTATACCGGGCAAGACACCATTGTGGCCGATATTGCCAGCGATCCTTTGTGGCGTAATTTTGCTGATTTGGCCTTGTCGCATGATTTACGTTCGTGTTGGTCTATTCCAATTTTGTCGACCAAAGGCCGTGTTCTCGGTACTTTTGCTAATTATCATCGCTACCCGTGTTCGCCTTCGAGTAAGGAGTTACAAGCGATTAAGCGTGGTGCGTATTTGGTGGGTTTGGTAATTGAGCATGAGTTAACCGAAAATCAATTGGCGCAAGACAAAATGATTTTGCAAGAATCGGTGCAGCACACGCAGACGATTCTCGACAATATGGCCGATGGGGTGATTACGATCGATATTACTGGGCGAATTGAAAGTTTTAACTCGGCGGCGAGCCGTATTTTTGGCTATTCGCCTGAAGAAGTGTTGTTTAAAAATGTTTCGATGTTGATGCCTGAGCCGATTGCCGGCCAGCATGATGGCTATTTATTGCGCCATCAAGCAACAGGCAATACCAATATTGTCGGTGTGCCGCGTGAAGTAGAGGGCTTACGTAAAGATGGCAGTTTATTTCCGATGCGCTTATCGGTGTCCAAAATTTTACGAGCCGGACAGCCCATTTTTATTGGTTTAGTGAGCGACAATACTTTGGATCATCAGCGCCGAGAAGAAATCTATCGTTTGGCTTTTTTTGATGCTTTAACCGGCTTGCCGAATCGACGTTTATTAATGGATCGAATCAAAAAAGCCATGCTGACCTCAGCCCGCAGTGGTTTACATGGCGCGGTGATGTTTCTCGATCTCGATCACTTTAAACATTTGAATGACCATTATGGTCATCATATGGGCGATTTATTGCTGCAACAGGTGTCAGCACGCTTGCAGTCTTGTGTGAGAGAAAACGACAGCGTGGCGCGTTTGGGCGGTGATGAGTTTGTGGTTTTGCTTGAAACATTAAGCGAGCAAGCAGAACAAGCAATCGAGCAAGCAAAAACAGTCGCCAATAAAATTTTGGAATGCTTGCGCCTGCCCTATGATTTATCTGGGCATACCCATGTGAGTACGCCCAGTATTGGTGTGGCTTTATTTTTGGCAGAGCAAATCTCAATTGATGATTTACTTAAACACGCTGATGTCGCCATGTATCAAGCCAAGGCTGCCGGTCGAAATACCGCCTTGTTTTATAATTCGGCGTTGCAAGGCGTGACACAAGCGCATTAA
- a CDS encoding efflux RND transporter permease subunit codes for MNFSAWSIKNPIPAIMLFVLLSLGGLWSFSQMKVQDFPDIELPMVTVTAVLEGAAPAQLETEVARKLENSVSALQGVKHVYSNISDGVVGMTVEFELEKPINEAVDDVRDAVSNVRSDLPADLKDPIIGKVEFSGVPFLVYTVADPQLDEEQLSWLVDNKITRVIRAIPGVGKVSRVGGVTRQVQIELDPARMAALGVSSSDISRQLARTQKDASGGRADLGGSEQALRTIIAATTAAELAQTELSLPDGRRIRLDQIASIHDTIAERRSIAQLDGQPVVGFEITRARGASETEVAAAVKKALAQLQLEHPALVVNPAYDMAAPVQDEFDGSMGLLYEGALLAVIVVWFFLRDWRATLVSAAALPLSILPTFIGMYLFGFTLNTVTLLSLALVVGILVDDAIVEIENIVRHLRMGKSPYQAAMEAADEIGLAVVATTFALVAVFLPTAFMSGIPGKFFKPFGWTAALAVMASLVVARLLTPMMAAYLLKPMPHAEQEGRLKLAYLRCAAWCLQHRKITAICSIVFFIASLALVPLLPTGFVPADDRSQTLVKIELPPGATLNDTYLAADQARKILAPLPFITRIYTAVGDGKAGSDPFAGGSSGVNKASLTLTLVSRSERAKKTQIEQELRGLLQVIPGARVTVGLGQNGEKLQMIIKSDDPEALAVAAKAVEQDLRTLNGIGAVTSSASLVRPELIIRPDMSKAAEMGVTALAIADTIRVATVGDFDTALAKLNLPERQIPIVVRLPDSFRSDLEQIKRLRVPSTQGDVMLGQVATVEIGSGPSVISRYDRARNVIFDVELNGRTLGEASAEADQLPSLKNLPAGVTRAVFGDAEEMKKLFASFGLAMLTGVLCIYMVLVLLFRDFMQPVTILAALPLSIGGAFVALLLTNSSFSMPTLIGLIMLMGVATKNSILLVEYAIVARREGMARFDALMDAGRKRARPIVMTTIAMGAGMLPIAMGWGVDSSFRAPMAIAVIGGLITSTFLSLLVIPVVFTFVDDFVQWLSRKRKKVQH; via the coding sequence ATGAATTTTTCTGCTTGGTCGATTAAAAATCCGATACCGGCCATTATGCTTTTTGTGCTGCTCTCTTTAGGCGGTTTGTGGTCGTTTAGCCAAATGAAGGTGCAAGACTTTCCAGATATCGAATTGCCGATGGTGACGGTGACTGCGGTGTTGGAAGGTGCAGCTCCCGCGCAGCTGGAAACCGAGGTGGCGCGAAAGCTAGAAAATTCAGTCTCGGCCTTGCAAGGCGTGAAACACGTTTACAGTAATATCAGCGATGGCGTGGTCGGAATGACCGTCGAGTTTGAGCTGGAAAAACCAATTAATGAGGCCGTTGACGATGTGCGGGATGCGGTTTCCAATGTGCGCAGTGATTTACCTGCTGATTTAAAAGATCCGATTATTGGCAAAGTTGAATTTTCTGGTGTGCCATTTTTGGTGTATACCGTTGCCGATCCGCAGCTCGATGAAGAGCAGCTGTCTTGGTTGGTCGACAATAAAATTACGCGGGTGATTCGAGCGATTCCTGGTGTGGGTAAGGTTTCTCGCGTTGGCGGGGTCACGCGGCAAGTGCAAATTGAGCTCGATCCGGCGCGCATGGCCGCGCTGGGTGTGAGCAGTAGCGATATTTCACGGCAATTGGCGCGAACACAAAAAGATGCCTCTGGTGGGCGCGCCGATTTGGGCGGCTCAGAGCAAGCATTACGCACCATTATTGCGGCCACAACGGCGGCCGAATTAGCACAAACGGAGTTGTCTTTACCGGATGGGCGCCGGATTCGCCTCGATCAAATCGCTAGCATTCACGATACCATTGCCGAGCGTCGTTCTATCGCCCAGCTCGATGGCCAGCCTGTGGTCGGCTTTGAAATCACCCGTGCACGCGGCGCCAGTGAGACCGAAGTGGCTGCAGCAGTTAAAAAAGCCCTCGCGCAATTACAGCTTGAGCATCCGGCTCTGGTAGTCAATCCCGCTTATGATATGGCTGCGCCAGTACAGGATGAGTTTGATGGCTCGATGGGCTTATTGTACGAAGGCGCTTTGTTGGCCGTGATCGTCGTATGGTTCTTTTTGCGCGATTGGCGCGCGACTTTAGTTTCTGCCGCTGCTTTGCCCTTATCTATTTTGCCGACGTTTATTGGCATGTATTTATTTGGTTTTACCCTCAATACCGTGACCTTATTGTCGCTGGCCTTGGTGGTGGGGATTTTGGTCGACGATGCGATTGTTGAAATTGAAAACATCGTGCGCCATTTGCGCATGGGTAAATCGCCGTATCAAGCTGCCATGGAAGCGGCCGATGAAATTGGCCTAGCGGTGGTCGCCACCACGTTTGCTTTGGTGGCGGTGTTTTTACCAACGGCGTTTATGAGTGGTATTCCGGGGAAGTTTTTTAAACCCTTTGGCTGGACTGCTGCGCTAGCGGTGATGGCGTCTTTAGTCGTAGCGCGTTTACTCACGCCAATGATGGCGGCGTATTTGCTTAAACCGATGCCGCATGCTGAGCAAGAAGGGCGTTTAAAGCTGGCGTATCTGCGCTGCGCGGCGTGGTGCTTGCAGCATCGTAAAATCACCGCGATTTGCTCGATCGTGTTTTTTATTGCGTCATTAGCTTTGGTGCCATTATTGCCAACGGGTTTTGTTCCGGCTGACGATCGCTCGCAAACCTTGGTCAAAATCGAGTTACCGCCCGGCGCCACCTTGAACGACACTTATTTAGCTGCCGATCAAGCGCGAAAAATATTAGCCCCATTGCCGTTTATCACTCGCATTTATACCGCAGTGGGCGATGGTAAAGCGGGGTCTGATCCTTTTGCTGGTGGCAGTAGCGGTGTGAATAAAGCCAGCTTAACGCTGACTTTAGTTTCACGCTCTGAGCGCGCGAAAAAAACACAAATTGAGCAAGAATTACGCGGCTTATTACAAGTGATTCCTGGGGCGAGAGTGACGGTAGGCTTAGGGCAAAATGGTGAAAAGCTGCAAATGATTATTAAGTCGGATGATCCCGAAGCTTTAGCCGTGGCTGCCAAAGCGGTGGAACAAGACTTACGTACTTTAAACGGCATTGGTGCGGTTACATCGAGCGCCAGTTTGGTACGGCCTGAATTGATTATTCGTCCTGATATGAGTAAAGCTGCCGAGATGGGCGTCACCGCGTTGGCGATTGCCGATACGATTCGTGTAGCAACAGTGGGCGACTTTGATACCGCCTTGGCCAAGCTCAATCTCCCTGAGCGACAAATTCCGATTGTGGTGCGTTTACCCGATTCATTTCGCAGTGATCTTGAGCAAATCAAGCGTTTGCGTGTGCCGTCAACGCAGGGAGACGTGATGCTCGGGCAGGTGGCGACGGTTGAGATTGGCAGCGGACCAAGTGTGATTAGCCGCTACGATAGAGCGCGCAATGTGATTTTTGACGTTGAGCTCAATGGCCGAACTTTAGGTGAGGCCAGTGCTGAGGCCGATCAATTACCAAGCTTAAAAAACCTACCAGCAGGGGTCACCCGAGCGGTGTTTGGTGATGCAGAAGAAATGAAAAAACTGTTTGCCAGCTTTGGTTTGGCGATGCTCACTGGGGTGTTGTGTATTTATATGGTGCTGGTGCTGTTGTTCCGTGATTTTATGCAGCCAGTGACGATTTTAGCGGCGCTGCCCTTATCGATTGGCGGTGCTTTTGTGGCGTTATTGCTGACCAATAGTTCGTTCTCGATGCCGACCTTAATTGGCTTGATTATGCTAATGGGGGTCGCGACTAAAAATTCGATTTTATTAGTTGAATACGCCATTGTTGCTCGTCGAGAAGGGATGGCGCGCTTTGATGCCTTGATGGATGCTGGGCGCAAACGCGCGCGGCCGATTGTGATGACGACCATAGCGATGGGCGCGGGGATGTTGCCAATTGCAATGGGTTGGGGTGTGGATTCGAGTTTTCGTGCCCCGATGGCGATTGCCGTCATTGGCGGCTTAATTACCTCGACCTTTTTGAGTTTATTGGTGATCCCGGTGGTGTTTACTTTTGTTGATGATTTTGTGCAATGGCTGAGCCGCAAGCGTAAAAAAGTGCAGCATTAA
- a CDS encoding Maf family protein codes for MRTTSTSCESRQLVLASTSLYRKELLERLGLPFVTAAPNLDESPLIGETAAQTSERLAIAKAKVLADQYPNSLIIGSDQVALLNGVQLGKPGNHERAVVQLGAMRGQSIAFHTALCLYNTATEQVQSHVDITTVTMRDYSDAQIETYLRREQPYNCAGSAKTEGLGIVMIAAIDSTDPAAIIGLPLIELVSMLNREAYPIL; via the coding sequence ATGCGAACCACTTCTACCTCCTGCGAGTCACGCCAACTGGTTCTGGCGTCTACATCGCTGTATCGAAAAGAACTTTTAGAACGCTTGGGCCTACCGTTTGTCACTGCGGCCCCCAATCTGGATGAATCGCCACTGATCGGTGAGACTGCGGCCCAAACCAGCGAGCGTTTGGCGATTGCCAAAGCCAAGGTACTGGCCGATCAATATCCAAATAGTCTAATTATTGGCTCAGACCAAGTGGCGCTACTTAACGGTGTGCAATTAGGAAAGCCCGGTAATCATGAGCGTGCCGTGGTGCAATTGGGCGCCATGCGTGGGCAAAGCATTGCGTTTCATACTGCGCTCTGCCTTTACAATACGGCAACCGAACAAGTACAAAGCCATGTCGACATCACCACGGTGACCATGCGTGATTACAGCGACGCACAAATCGAAACCTATTTACGCCGTGAGCAGCCTTACAACTGCGCCGGCAGCGCCAAAACCGAAGGTCTTGGGATTGTGATGATCGCCGCGATTGATAGCACTGATCCAGCGGCGATTATTGGTTTGCCTTTAATCGAACTAGTGAGCATGCTCAATCGCGAAGCCTATCCAATTTTGTAA
- a CDS encoding TetR/AcrR family transcriptional regulator, translating to MPSNNPLNPAKRQQILDGARRIFIESGFASSSVEKIAKAAGVAKGTIYNYFDSKEALFVALIAGECGGETQLPTLAQLLNTPIEAVLNRFAHQWLSSLLQEEQAALFRIVLAEVMQFPALGQLIESSGPAQVVQRLSEYLAQLNQDEILQIDDARLAAEQLLALSDAGIIRQMQLSVSNPSSSQIELHVNSAVSVFLRAYRRTV from the coding sequence ATGCCAAGTAACAATCCGCTTAACCCAGCCAAACGTCAGCAAATCCTTGACGGCGCTCGGCGCATCTTTATTGAATCGGGTTTTGCCAGCAGCAGCGTAGAAAAAATCGCCAAAGCGGCCGGCGTAGCCAAAGGCACGATTTATAATTATTTCGACAGCAAAGAAGCGCTATTTGTTGCCTTAATTGCTGGCGAGTGCGGCGGCGAAACGCAATTACCGACGCTGGCCCAATTATTGAATACACCAATTGAAGCGGTATTAAACCGCTTTGCACATCAATGGCTGAGTAGTTTATTACAAGAAGAGCAAGCGGCATTGTTTCGGATTGTATTGGCAGAAGTGATGCAGTTCCCTGCACTCGGGCAATTAATCGAGTCATCAGGGCCAGCGCAGGTCGTGCAAAGGTTGAGTGAGTATTTGGCACAATTAAATCAAGATGAAATACTACAGATCGATGATGCCAGATTGGCTGCTGAACAATTACTGGCGCTCAGCGATGCCGGCATCATTCGTCAAATGCAACTCTCGGTGAGCAACCCCAGTTCCAGCCAGATCGAGCTGCATGTGAATAGTGCTGTGAGCGTTTTTTTACGTGCTTATCGTCGCACAGTCTAA
- a CDS encoding efflux RND transporter periplasmic adaptor subunit, with the protein MKDLFKRFPVRRSMVLSISVFVLLAGLSLTAAMVRADSVDKKTVGSKPVLTVRMIQPKSIEWAQTIAANGNVLPWQESSIGTEIGGLRLTQLNAAIGDQVKKGQVLARYNDATIQAEVAQAKAALAETEAALGEAQQNANRVRQLGNTGAMSEQQKTEAFTKEMMAKARVKSAKAQVASAQVRLSQTRIVAPDEGVISARSASLGAVSQPGQELFRLVRQGRLEWQAEVTAAESNRIKAGQTVSLLLPTGNTVQGTVRNIAPTIDMKTRNVLVYVDLKTAADPLAEAKPGMFAKGQIAIGKTRALALPGSAILLRDGFANVFVLQADHKVKQVRVKLGRQADGMMEVEGLAPNTSVVASGAGFLADGDVVQVVK; encoded by the coding sequence ATGAAGGATTTATTCAAGCGATTCCCAGTGCGGCGTAGCATGGTATTGAGTATCAGCGTGTTTGTGCTGCTCGCGGGTTTGAGTTTGACCGCCGCGATGGTGCGTGCCGATTCAGTCGACAAAAAAACCGTGGGTAGTAAACCGGTATTGACGGTGCGTATGATTCAACCCAAATCGATTGAGTGGGCACAAACGATTGCCGCCAATGGCAATGTTTTGCCATGGCAAGAATCATCGATTGGTACTGAAATTGGCGGCTTACGCTTAACTCAGCTCAATGCCGCCATTGGTGATCAAGTTAAAAAAGGCCAAGTACTCGCTCGATACAATGATGCGACGATTCAGGCCGAAGTTGCCCAAGCCAAAGCGGCGCTGGCCGAAACCGAGGCCGCTTTAGGCGAAGCCCAGCAAAATGCCAATCGGGTGCGGCAACTGGGCAATACCGGTGCCATGTCAGAACAACAAAAAACCGAAGCTTTTACCAAAGAAATGATGGCCAAAGCGCGAGTGAAATCGGCAAAAGCGCAAGTGGCCAGTGCGCAAGTACGCTTGAGCCAAACGCGTATTGTGGCACCCGATGAAGGGGTGATCTCGGCACGCAGCGCTAGCTTGGGAGCGGTGAGCCAGCCAGGACAAGAGTTGTTTCGTTTAGTACGGCAAGGCCGCTTGGAATGGCAGGCGGAGGTGACGGCTGCTGAAAGCAATCGCATTAAAGCCGGGCAAACGGTGTCTTTACTGCTACCAACAGGCAACACGGTGCAAGGTACGGTGCGAAATATTGCGCCAACGATTGATATGAAAACCCGCAATGTGTTGGTGTATGTCGATCTAAAAACAGCGGCTGATCCTTTGGCTGAAGCCAAACCGGGCATGTTTGCTAAAGGCCAGATTGCAATAGGCAAAACCCGAGCCTTAGCGCTACCGGGTAGCGCAATCTTATTACGTGATGGTTTTGCCAATGTGTTTGTGTTGCAAGCCGATCATAAAGTGAAGCAAGTGCGCGTGAAATTAGGCCGTCAAGCGGACGGCATGATGGAAGTAGAAGGCTTGGCTCCGAACACTTCAGTCGTGGCTAGCGGTGCTGGCTTTTTAGCCGATGGTGATGTGGTGCAGGTCGTTAAGTAA
- a CDS encoding YceD family protein, with translation MTVIHSAEFAQEGRELKGSIPLSQLSRLSDLLADTSGEIAWHIESGVDDRTQRPWLYLEVKGDLQLICQRCLLGMPWSIHNETVLTQFATEEEIDEAEAIDEDLDGILIDPELDIEALVEDELLLALPVAPVHDVCGGDDALAKLASKKPNPFAVLAQLKTRKAE, from the coding sequence ATGACGGTGATTCACAGCGCGGAATTTGCGCAAGAAGGTCGAGAACTTAAAGGTTCTATCCCACTTTCGCAGCTCTCACGTTTGAGTGACCTGTTGGCAGATACATCAGGCGAAATCGCTTGGCATATCGAAAGTGGCGTAGATGATCGTACGCAACGCCCTTGGCTTTATTTAGAAGTAAAAGGTGATTTGCAACTGATTTGCCAGCGCTGCCTATTGGGTATGCCTTGGTCAATTCATAACGAAACCGTGTTGACCCAGTTTGCTACTGAGGAAGAAATCGATGAAGCGGAAGCCATCGATGAGGACCTTGATGGCATTTTGATCGATCCGGAGCTGGATATTGAAGCACTGGTCGAAGACGAATTGTTACTCGCTTTACCAGTGGCGCCGGTACACGATGTGTGTGGTGGCGACGATGCACTGGCCAAATTGGCGAGTAAAAAACCGAATCCGTTTGCAGTCCTGGCTCAGTTGAAAACCAGGAAAGCGGAATAA
- a CDS encoding SAM-dependent methyltransferase, giving the protein MTGILYLIPAPMGGDTINDILPLDVIETAKKLTHFVVENAKTTRAHLKMFGTPHELRSLTMAELSEHTKDHEVTALLQPLLDGFDVGLMSEAGCPGVADPGARLVQLAHQRGIQVVPLVGPSSLLMALMASGANGQKFRFNGYLPSDATGRVQAIRQLEASSSKENQAELFIETPYRNGALFQALRDNLKATTRLTVACDISLPSQEILTLEIGQWKKKPEPQIHKRPTVFIIQA; this is encoded by the coding sequence ATGACGGGCATCTTGTATTTAATCCCAGCGCCAATGGGTGGCGATACCATCAACGATATTTTGCCGCTCGACGTGATTGAAACCGCCAAAAAACTGACGCATTTTGTCGTTGAAAATGCCAAAACAACCCGCGCGCATTTAAAAATGTTCGGCACACCCCATGAATTACGTAGCCTGACAATGGCCGAGCTTTCTGAGCATACCAAAGACCATGAAGTCACTGCGCTGTTACAACCGCTACTCGATGGTTTTGATGTGGGCTTAATGTCCGAAGCGGGTTGTCCGGGCGTTGCCGACCCTGGCGCACGTCTAGTACAACTAGCCCATCAACGTGGCATCCAAGTTGTGCCGCTAGTGGGGCCGTCGTCGTTATTGATGGCGTTAATGGCCTCAGGGGCTAATGGGCAGAAATTTCGCTTTAACGGTTACCTGCCTTCTGATGCAACGGGACGCGTGCAAGCGATTCGGCAGCTTGAAGCCAGCTCAAGCAAAGAAAATCAAGCTGAATTATTTATTGAAACCCCATATCGCAATGGCGCGCTGTTTCAAGCCTTACGCGACAATCTCAAAGCCACTACACGGTTAACCGTGGCTTGCGATATTAGTTTGCCAAGCCAAGAAATCTTGACGCTAGAAATAGGTCAATGGAAGAAAAAACCTGAGCCACAAATCCATAAACGGCCAACGGTTTTTATCATCCAAGCGTAA
- a CDS encoding efflux transporter outer membrane subunit, with amino-acid sequence MRHCLNLLLLGLLGTVGGCAVTLPQPESAQLAPKESAWQTPLPTNHLAEQQVWWQSWQDPVLNTLLNAAQQANPTLELAEARIREARAKAYATKAYLWPTVGATASGSRSNNTMLTPAQPINAGSVGLDASWEIDLWGGVRTAEKNLLANLSAKTIEWQDARATVAAEVANAYVALRAYQALAEIVAQDLKSRNHSLKLTQEKEQVGLASPVDVALLDASSADALAQWVETQEGIGMAKQALVALTGWSAQQVNAQLEQGAPRLPQPVGFAINALPANVITQRYDIRVAAENVNMAAAEVGISKVAQLPSLSLFGVISLGQQDVGSLSINGNAWSFGPTLKLPIFNAGRLKSEEEAAVARYDQALAAYQQKVRFAVREVEQTLLQLDGNQRRIAAMQRSVAGYQQQQDASNAMWQAGSASLLDLEVSRRFLLGSQVKQMALQRDQLSLWIALYKAVGGQWPVDGLREATITK; translated from the coding sequence ATGCGTCACTGTTTAAATTTGCTTTTGCTGGGCTTGCTTGGCACCGTTGGTGGTTGTGCCGTTACCTTACCGCAGCCTGAGTCTGCGCAGCTTGCGCCCAAAGAAAGCGCTTGGCAGACGCCATTGCCCACCAACCATCTCGCTGAGCAGCAAGTGTGGTGGCAATCTTGGCAAGATCCGGTCCTCAATACCTTACTCAATGCTGCGCAACAAGCGAACCCCACTTTAGAATTAGCCGAAGCGCGGATTCGTGAAGCACGCGCCAAGGCCTACGCGACTAAAGCCTATTTATGGCCCACCGTCGGCGCAACGGCCAGCGGCTCGCGCAGTAACAACACGATGCTTACGCCTGCGCAGCCCATCAATGCGGGTAGCGTTGGCCTCGATGCCAGTTGGGAGATCGATCTATGGGGTGGCGTGCGCACCGCTGAAAAAAATCTACTGGCCAATTTATCGGCCAAAACCATCGAATGGCAAGATGCGCGAGCGACCGTAGCGGCCGAAGTGGCCAATGCCTATGTGGCATTACGCGCCTATCAAGCTTTGGCTGAGATTGTGGCGCAGGATTTAAAATCGCGAAATCACAGCTTGAAATTGACGCAGGAAAAAGAACAAGTCGGGCTTGCCAGTCCAGTGGACGTGGCTTTGCTTGATGCCAGTAGCGCTGATGCCTTAGCGCAATGGGTTGAAACGCAAGAAGGCATTGGCATGGCCAAGCAAGCCTTAGTGGCTTTAACCGGTTGGTCAGCCCAGCAAGTGAACGCGCAACTTGAGCAAGGTGCGCCGCGTTTGCCGCAGCCGGTGGGTTTTGCGATCAATGCTTTGCCAGCCAATGTCATTACGCAACGCTACGATATTCGCGTTGCCGCTGAAAACGTCAATATGGCGGCCGCCGAAGTCGGAATTAGTAAAGTAGCGCAATTACCATCGCTGAGTTTGTTCGGTGTGATTAGCTTGGGTCAGCAAGACGTTGGCAGCCTGTCGATCAATGGCAATGCTTGGTCGTTTGGCCCCACATTGAAACTGCCCATATTTAATGCTGGCCGCTTAAAGTCTGAAGAAGAAGCTGCGGTGGCACGCTACGATCAGGCACTGGCAGCATATCAGCAAAAGGTGCGATTTGCGGTCCGTGAAGTTGAGCAAACTTTGTTACAACTGGATGGTAATCAACGTCGCATCGCCGCCATGCAGCGATCGGTGGCGGGGTATCAGCAGCAGCAAGACGCCAGCAACGCCATGTGGCAAGCGGGTAGTGCCAGCTTATTGGACTTAGAAGTCTCGCGGCGTTTTTTGCTGGGCTCGCAAGTGAAGCAAATGGCCTTGCAGCGTGATCAATTGTCCTTATGGATTGCGCTCTACAAAGCGGTCGGTGGTCAATGGCCAGTCGATGGCCTACGCGAAGCAACTATCACTAAGTAG